In one Carettochelys insculpta isolate YL-2023 chromosome 6, ASM3395843v1, whole genome shotgun sequence genomic region, the following are encoded:
- the PPP1R36 gene encoding protein phosphatase 1 regulatory subunit 36 isoform X4, which translates to MTFAVWQMIKLSLGVWYWKDDTNTLEFASSIPAPDAKEKLKKGKTIHFQEMGSKTLDRATSSTFRELIGGKFHEKRISIREEKSPRLLKREQNKCVTLDDVKYAALFLVQEDESCHIPSFTTILRSKQLDEFLMALLFYLSHYLEKIALEKEPRSCMMRKTSSTQKDREFFECFYNFCTYVAWVVFRRKHFQEIQEEVGRLLRSDMFNPALREKKSTNLEKTDVSADQRKVIFPYHRSVYDRRPAIKSVVGLRSPVLSTLLPLPKDKAQYLFQKHYLPQGRTIPASHSKDLPDYSDVQLTPKVGIIGALRSKFNPHTLMPIGMMEEEEEEEEEGKRTKRNSSSASSYDLVLSSHIGTQARISHQSMVLARASTEGHNAENG; encoded by the exons aTGATAAAATTATCCCTAGGGGTGTGGTACTGGAAGGATGATACCAACACACTTGAATTTGCAAG CTCCATTCCTGCCCCAGATGCTAAAGAAAAACTCAAGAAGGGTAAAACCATCCATTTTCAGGAAATGGGCAGTAAGACACTGGACAG AGCAACCTCTAGTACATTTCGAGAGCTGATTGGTGGAAAATTCCATGAGAAAAGAATCAGTATCCGAGAAGAGAAATCCCCTAGACTGTTAAAGCGGGAACAGAACAAGTGTGTTACATTAGACGATGTTAAAT ATGCTGCTTTGTTTCTGGTACAAGAAGATGAATCATGTCATATACCATCTTTTACAACAATTCTGAG GAGTAAGCAGCTGGATGAGTTCCTCATGGCTCTGCTTTTCTACTTATCACATTACCTGGAAAAAATTGCACTGGAAAAGGAACCCAGATCTTGTATGAT GAGAAAAACATCATCGACACAGAAGGACCGAGAGTTCTTTGAG TGCTTCTACAACTTCTGTACGTATGTGGCCTGGGTGGTGTTCAGACGGAAGCACTTCCAAGAGATTCAGGAAGAAGTAGGCAGGCTTCTTCGTTCTGACATGTTTAACCCTGCGTTGAGAGAGAAGAAGAGCACCAACCTGGAGAAAACCGATGTCTCTGCCGACCAGAGGAAAGTTATCTTTCCCTATCACAG GAGTGTATATGACAGACGTCCCGCCATAAAGAGTGTTGTTGGCCTGCGCTCACCAGTGCTCAGTACACTACTGCCCCTGCCCAAAGACAAAGCTCAGTATCTCTTCCAGAAGCATTACTTGCCTCAGGGCAGAACCatcccagccagccacagcaaggacctgccggACTATTCAGATGTTCAGCTTACACCCAA GGTTGGCATCATTGGAGCCCTGCGCAGCAAGTTCAATCCCCACACTCTCATGCCCATTGGCAtgatggaggaagaggaggaggaggaggaggaaggaaaaagaacaaaaagaaacagTTCATCAGCCAGTTCATATGACCTGGTTTTGTCATCCCACATTGGCACCCAAGCTAGAATCAGTCACCAGAGCATGGTACTCGCGAGAGCATCTACAGAGGGGCACAATGCTGAGAATGGTTAA
- the PPP1R36 gene encoding protein phosphatase 1 regulatory subunit 36 isoform X7: protein MTFAVWQMIKLSLGVWYWKDDTNTLEFASSIPAPDAKEKLKKGKTIHFQEMGSKTLDRATSSTFRELIGGKFHEKRISIREEKSPRLLKREQNKCVTLDDVKYAALFLVQEDESCHIPSFTTILRSKQLDEFLMALLFYLSHYLEKIALEKEPRSCMINPSALDQKELEETLAKLAGAKKHLAKVYCILILGLGMAEQHHMACGKRKTSSTQKDREFFECFYNFCTYVAWVVFRRKHFQEIQEEVGRLLRSDMFNPALREKKSTNLEKTDVSADQRKVIFPYHRSVYDRRPAIKSVVGLRSPVLSTLLPLPKDKAQYLFQKHYLPQGRTIPASHSKDLPDYSDVQLTPNALNLL, encoded by the exons aTGATAAAATTATCCCTAGGGGTGTGGTACTGGAAGGATGATACCAACACACTTGAATTTGCAAG CTCCATTCCTGCCCCAGATGCTAAAGAAAAACTCAAGAAGGGTAAAACCATCCATTTTCAGGAAATGGGCAGTAAGACACTGGACAG AGCAACCTCTAGTACATTTCGAGAGCTGATTGGTGGAAAATTCCATGAGAAAAGAATCAGTATCCGAGAAGAGAAATCCCCTAGACTGTTAAAGCGGGAACAGAACAAGTGTGTTACATTAGACGATGTTAAAT ATGCTGCTTTGTTTCTGGTACAAGAAGATGAATCATGTCATATACCATCTTTTACAACAATTCTGAG GAGTAAGCAGCTGGATGAGTTCCTCATGGCTCTGCTTTTCTACTTATCACATTACCTGGAAAAAATTGCACTGGAAAAGGAACCCAGATCTTGTATGAT AAACCCCAGTGCGTTAGACCAGAAAGAACTGGAGGAGACATTGGCTAAGCTAGCAGGAGCCAAGAAACATCTTGCCAAGGTGTACTGCATCCTTATTCTTGGACTAGGAATGGCTGAGCAGCATCACATGGCTTGTGGAAA GAGAAAAACATCATCGACACAGAAGGACCGAGAGTTCTTTGAG TGCTTCTACAACTTCTGTACGTATGTGGCCTGGGTGGTGTTCAGACGGAAGCACTTCCAAGAGATTCAGGAAGAAGTAGGCAGGCTTCTTCGTTCTGACATGTTTAACCCTGCGTTGAGAGAGAAGAAGAGCACCAACCTGGAGAAAACCGATGTCTCTGCCGACCAGAGGAAAGTTATCTTTCCCTATCACAG GAGTGTATATGACAGACGTCCCGCCATAAAGAGTGTTGTTGGCCTGCGCTCACCAGTGCTCAGTACACTACTGCCCCTGCCCAAAGACAAAGCTCAGTATCTCTTCCAGAAGCATTACTTGCCTCAGGGCAGAACCatcccagccagccacagcaaggacctgccggACTATTCAGATGTTCAGCTTACACCCAA
- the PPP1R36 gene encoding protein phosphatase 1 regulatory subunit 36 isoform X1, which translates to MTFAVWQMIKLSLGVWYWKDDTNTLEFASSIPAPDAKEKLKKGKTIHFQEMGSKTLDRATSSTFRELIGGKFHEKRISIREEKSPRLLKREQNKCVTLDDVKYAALFLVQEDESCHIPSFTTILRSKQLDEFLMALLFYLSHYLEKIALEKEPRSCMINPSALDQKELEETLAKLAGAKKHLAKVYCILILGLGMAEQHHMACGKRKTSSTQKDREFFECFYNFCTYVAWVVFRRKHFQEIQEEVGRLLRSDMFNPALREKKSTNLEKTDVSADQRKVIFPYHRSVYDRRPAIKSVVGLRSPVLSTLLPLPKDKAQYLFQKHYLPQGRTIPASHSKDLPDYSDVQLTPKVGIIGALRSKFNPHTLMPIGMMEEEEEEEEEGKRTKRNSSSASSYDLVLSSHIGTQARISHQSMVLARASTEGHNAENG; encoded by the exons aTGATAAAATTATCCCTAGGGGTGTGGTACTGGAAGGATGATACCAACACACTTGAATTTGCAAG CTCCATTCCTGCCCCAGATGCTAAAGAAAAACTCAAGAAGGGTAAAACCATCCATTTTCAGGAAATGGGCAGTAAGACACTGGACAG AGCAACCTCTAGTACATTTCGAGAGCTGATTGGTGGAAAATTCCATGAGAAAAGAATCAGTATCCGAGAAGAGAAATCCCCTAGACTGTTAAAGCGGGAACAGAACAAGTGTGTTACATTAGACGATGTTAAAT ATGCTGCTTTGTTTCTGGTACAAGAAGATGAATCATGTCATATACCATCTTTTACAACAATTCTGAG GAGTAAGCAGCTGGATGAGTTCCTCATGGCTCTGCTTTTCTACTTATCACATTACCTGGAAAAAATTGCACTGGAAAAGGAACCCAGATCTTGTATGAT AAACCCCAGTGCGTTAGACCAGAAAGAACTGGAGGAGACATTGGCTAAGCTAGCAGGAGCCAAGAAACATCTTGCCAAGGTGTACTGCATCCTTATTCTTGGACTAGGAATGGCTGAGCAGCATCACATGGCTTGTGGAAA GAGAAAAACATCATCGACACAGAAGGACCGAGAGTTCTTTGAG TGCTTCTACAACTTCTGTACGTATGTGGCCTGGGTGGTGTTCAGACGGAAGCACTTCCAAGAGATTCAGGAAGAAGTAGGCAGGCTTCTTCGTTCTGACATGTTTAACCCTGCGTTGAGAGAGAAGAAGAGCACCAACCTGGAGAAAACCGATGTCTCTGCCGACCAGAGGAAAGTTATCTTTCCCTATCACAG GAGTGTATATGACAGACGTCCCGCCATAAAGAGTGTTGTTGGCCTGCGCTCACCAGTGCTCAGTACACTACTGCCCCTGCCCAAAGACAAAGCTCAGTATCTCTTCCAGAAGCATTACTTGCCTCAGGGCAGAACCatcccagccagccacagcaaggacctgccggACTATTCAGATGTTCAGCTTACACCCAA GGTTGGCATCATTGGAGCCCTGCGCAGCAAGTTCAATCCCCACACTCTCATGCCCATTGGCAtgatggaggaagaggaggaggaggaggaggaaggaaaaagaacaaaaagaaacagTTCATCAGCCAGTTCATATGACCTGGTTTTGTCATCCCACATTGGCACCCAAGCTAGAATCAGTCACCAGAGCATGGTACTCGCGAGAGCATCTACAGAGGGGCACAATGCTGAGAATGGTTAA
- the PPP1R36 gene encoding protein phosphatase 1 regulatory subunit 36 isoform X5, whose amino-acid sequence MGSKTLDRATSSTFRELIGGKFHEKRISIREEKSPRLLKREQNKCVTLDDVKYAALFLVQEDESCHIPSFTTILRSKQLDEFLMALLFYLSHYLEKIALEKEPRSCMINPSALDQKELEETLAKLAGAKKHLAKVYCILILGLGMAEQHHMACGKRKTSSTQKDREFFECFYNFCTYVAWVVFRRKHFQEIQEEVGRLLRSDMFNPALREKKSTNLEKTDVSADQRKVIFPYHRSVYDRRPAIKSVVGLRSPVLSTLLPLPKDKAQYLFQKHYLPQGRTIPASHSKDLPDYSDVQLTPKVGIIGALRSKFNPHTLMPIGMMEEEEEEEEEGKRTKRNSSSASSYDLVLSSHIGTQARISHQSMVLARASTEGHNAENG is encoded by the exons ATGGGCAGTAAGACACTGGACAG AGCAACCTCTAGTACATTTCGAGAGCTGATTGGTGGAAAATTCCATGAGAAAAGAATCAGTATCCGAGAAGAGAAATCCCCTAGACTGTTAAAGCGGGAACAGAACAAGTGTGTTACATTAGACGATGTTAAAT ATGCTGCTTTGTTTCTGGTACAAGAAGATGAATCATGTCATATACCATCTTTTACAACAATTCTGAG GAGTAAGCAGCTGGATGAGTTCCTCATGGCTCTGCTTTTCTACTTATCACATTACCTGGAAAAAATTGCACTGGAAAAGGAACCCAGATCTTGTATGAT AAACCCCAGTGCGTTAGACCAGAAAGAACTGGAGGAGACATTGGCTAAGCTAGCAGGAGCCAAGAAACATCTTGCCAAGGTGTACTGCATCCTTATTCTTGGACTAGGAATGGCTGAGCAGCATCACATGGCTTGTGGAAA GAGAAAAACATCATCGACACAGAAGGACCGAGAGTTCTTTGAG TGCTTCTACAACTTCTGTACGTATGTGGCCTGGGTGGTGTTCAGACGGAAGCACTTCCAAGAGATTCAGGAAGAAGTAGGCAGGCTTCTTCGTTCTGACATGTTTAACCCTGCGTTGAGAGAGAAGAAGAGCACCAACCTGGAGAAAACCGATGTCTCTGCCGACCAGAGGAAAGTTATCTTTCCCTATCACAG GAGTGTATATGACAGACGTCCCGCCATAAAGAGTGTTGTTGGCCTGCGCTCACCAGTGCTCAGTACACTACTGCCCCTGCCCAAAGACAAAGCTCAGTATCTCTTCCAGAAGCATTACTTGCCTCAGGGCAGAACCatcccagccagccacagcaaggacctgccggACTATTCAGATGTTCAGCTTACACCCAA GGTTGGCATCATTGGAGCCCTGCGCAGCAAGTTCAATCCCCACACTCTCATGCCCATTGGCAtgatggaggaagaggaggaggaggaggaggaaggaaaaagaacaaaaagaaacagTTCATCAGCCAGTTCATATGACCTGGTTTTGTCATCCCACATTGGCACCCAAGCTAGAATCAGTCACCAGAGCATGGTACTCGCGAGAGCATCTACAGAGGGGCACAATGCTGAGAATGGTTAA
- the PPP1R36 gene encoding protein phosphatase 1 regulatory subunit 36 isoform X2, whose amino-acid sequence MIKLSLGVWYWKDDTNTLEFASSIPAPDAKEKLKKGKTIHFQEMGSKTLDRATSSTFRELIGGKFHEKRISIREEKSPRLLKREQNKCVTLDDVKYAALFLVQEDESCHIPSFTTILRSKQLDEFLMALLFYLSHYLEKIALEKEPRSCMINPSALDQKELEETLAKLAGAKKHLAKVYCILILGLGMAEQHHMACGKRKTSSTQKDREFFECFYNFCTYVAWVVFRRKHFQEIQEEVGRLLRSDMFNPALREKKSTNLEKTDVSADQRKVIFPYHRSVYDRRPAIKSVVGLRSPVLSTLLPLPKDKAQYLFQKHYLPQGRTIPASHSKDLPDYSDVQLTPKVGIIGALRSKFNPHTLMPIGMMEEEEEEEEEGKRTKRNSSSASSYDLVLSSHIGTQARISHQSMVLARASTEGHNAENG is encoded by the exons aTGATAAAATTATCCCTAGGGGTGTGGTACTGGAAGGATGATACCAACACACTTGAATTTGCAAG CTCCATTCCTGCCCCAGATGCTAAAGAAAAACTCAAGAAGGGTAAAACCATCCATTTTCAGGAAATGGGCAGTAAGACACTGGACAG AGCAACCTCTAGTACATTTCGAGAGCTGATTGGTGGAAAATTCCATGAGAAAAGAATCAGTATCCGAGAAGAGAAATCCCCTAGACTGTTAAAGCGGGAACAGAACAAGTGTGTTACATTAGACGATGTTAAAT ATGCTGCTTTGTTTCTGGTACAAGAAGATGAATCATGTCATATACCATCTTTTACAACAATTCTGAG GAGTAAGCAGCTGGATGAGTTCCTCATGGCTCTGCTTTTCTACTTATCACATTACCTGGAAAAAATTGCACTGGAAAAGGAACCCAGATCTTGTATGAT AAACCCCAGTGCGTTAGACCAGAAAGAACTGGAGGAGACATTGGCTAAGCTAGCAGGAGCCAAGAAACATCTTGCCAAGGTGTACTGCATCCTTATTCTTGGACTAGGAATGGCTGAGCAGCATCACATGGCTTGTGGAAA GAGAAAAACATCATCGACACAGAAGGACCGAGAGTTCTTTGAG TGCTTCTACAACTTCTGTACGTATGTGGCCTGGGTGGTGTTCAGACGGAAGCACTTCCAAGAGATTCAGGAAGAAGTAGGCAGGCTTCTTCGTTCTGACATGTTTAACCCTGCGTTGAGAGAGAAGAAGAGCACCAACCTGGAGAAAACCGATGTCTCTGCCGACCAGAGGAAAGTTATCTTTCCCTATCACAG GAGTGTATATGACAGACGTCCCGCCATAAAGAGTGTTGTTGGCCTGCGCTCACCAGTGCTCAGTACACTACTGCCCCTGCCCAAAGACAAAGCTCAGTATCTCTTCCAGAAGCATTACTTGCCTCAGGGCAGAACCatcccagccagccacagcaaggacctgccggACTATTCAGATGTTCAGCTTACACCCAA GGTTGGCATCATTGGAGCCCTGCGCAGCAAGTTCAATCCCCACACTCTCATGCCCATTGGCAtgatggaggaagaggaggaggaggaggaggaaggaaaaagaacaaaaagaaacagTTCATCAGCCAGTTCATATGACCTGGTTTTGTCATCCCACATTGGCACCCAAGCTAGAATCAGTCACCAGAGCATGGTACTCGCGAGAGCATCTACAGAGGGGCACAATGCTGAGAATGGTTAA
- the PPP1R36 gene encoding protein phosphatase 1 regulatory subunit 36 isoform X3 produces MCMCFLGGTSSKSSIPAPDAKEKLKKGKTIHFQEMGSKTLDRATSSTFRELIGGKFHEKRISIREEKSPRLLKREQNKCVTLDDVKYAALFLVQEDESCHIPSFTTILRSKQLDEFLMALLFYLSHYLEKIALEKEPRSCMINPSALDQKELEETLAKLAGAKKHLAKVYCILILGLGMAEQHHMACGKRKTSSTQKDREFFECFYNFCTYVAWVVFRRKHFQEIQEEVGRLLRSDMFNPALREKKSTNLEKTDVSADQRKVIFPYHRSVYDRRPAIKSVVGLRSPVLSTLLPLPKDKAQYLFQKHYLPQGRTIPASHSKDLPDYSDVQLTPKVGIIGALRSKFNPHTLMPIGMMEEEEEEEEEGKRTKRNSSSASSYDLVLSSHIGTQARISHQSMVLARASTEGHNAENG; encoded by the exons CTCCATTCCTGCCCCAGATGCTAAAGAAAAACTCAAGAAGGGTAAAACCATCCATTTTCAGGAAATGGGCAGTAAGACACTGGACAG AGCAACCTCTAGTACATTTCGAGAGCTGATTGGTGGAAAATTCCATGAGAAAAGAATCAGTATCCGAGAAGAGAAATCCCCTAGACTGTTAAAGCGGGAACAGAACAAGTGTGTTACATTAGACGATGTTAAAT ATGCTGCTTTGTTTCTGGTACAAGAAGATGAATCATGTCATATACCATCTTTTACAACAATTCTGAG GAGTAAGCAGCTGGATGAGTTCCTCATGGCTCTGCTTTTCTACTTATCACATTACCTGGAAAAAATTGCACTGGAAAAGGAACCCAGATCTTGTATGAT AAACCCCAGTGCGTTAGACCAGAAAGAACTGGAGGAGACATTGGCTAAGCTAGCAGGAGCCAAGAAACATCTTGCCAAGGTGTACTGCATCCTTATTCTTGGACTAGGAATGGCTGAGCAGCATCACATGGCTTGTGGAAA GAGAAAAACATCATCGACACAGAAGGACCGAGAGTTCTTTGAG TGCTTCTACAACTTCTGTACGTATGTGGCCTGGGTGGTGTTCAGACGGAAGCACTTCCAAGAGATTCAGGAAGAAGTAGGCAGGCTTCTTCGTTCTGACATGTTTAACCCTGCGTTGAGAGAGAAGAAGAGCACCAACCTGGAGAAAACCGATGTCTCTGCCGACCAGAGGAAAGTTATCTTTCCCTATCACAG GAGTGTATATGACAGACGTCCCGCCATAAAGAGTGTTGTTGGCCTGCGCTCACCAGTGCTCAGTACACTACTGCCCCTGCCCAAAGACAAAGCTCAGTATCTCTTCCAGAAGCATTACTTGCCTCAGGGCAGAACCatcccagccagccacagcaaggacctgccggACTATTCAGATGTTCAGCTTACACCCAA GGTTGGCATCATTGGAGCCCTGCGCAGCAAGTTCAATCCCCACACTCTCATGCCCATTGGCAtgatggaggaagaggaggaggaggaggaggaaggaaaaagaacaaaaagaaacagTTCATCAGCCAGTTCATATGACCTGGTTTTGTCATCCCACATTGGCACCCAAGCTAGAATCAGTCACCAGAGCATGGTACTCGCGAGAGCATCTACAGAGGGGCACAATGCTGAGAATGGTTAA
- the PPP1R36 gene encoding protein phosphatase 1 regulatory subunit 36 isoform X6, producing the protein MTFAVWQMIKLSLGVWYWKDDTNTLEFASSIPAPDAKEKLKKGKTIHFQEMGSKTLDRATSSTFRELIGGKFHEKRISIREEKSPRLLKREQNKCVTLDDVKYAALFLVQEDESCHIPSFTTILRSKQLDEFLMALLFYLSHYLEKIALEKEPRSCMINPSALDQKELEETLAKLAGAKKHLAKVYCILILGLGMAEQHHMACGKRKTSSTQKDREFFECFYNFCTYVAWVVFRRKHFQEIQEEVGRLLRSDMFNPALREKKSTNLEKTDVSADQRKVIFPYHRSVYDRRPAIKSVVGLRSPVLSTLLPLPKDKAQYLFQKHYLPQGRTIPASHSKDLPDYSDVQLTPKAAPSFRDVSTPDWTPKHDLYT; encoded by the exons aTGATAAAATTATCCCTAGGGGTGTGGTACTGGAAGGATGATACCAACACACTTGAATTTGCAAG CTCCATTCCTGCCCCAGATGCTAAAGAAAAACTCAAGAAGGGTAAAACCATCCATTTTCAGGAAATGGGCAGTAAGACACTGGACAG AGCAACCTCTAGTACATTTCGAGAGCTGATTGGTGGAAAATTCCATGAGAAAAGAATCAGTATCCGAGAAGAGAAATCCCCTAGACTGTTAAAGCGGGAACAGAACAAGTGTGTTACATTAGACGATGTTAAAT ATGCTGCTTTGTTTCTGGTACAAGAAGATGAATCATGTCATATACCATCTTTTACAACAATTCTGAG GAGTAAGCAGCTGGATGAGTTCCTCATGGCTCTGCTTTTCTACTTATCACATTACCTGGAAAAAATTGCACTGGAAAAGGAACCCAGATCTTGTATGAT AAACCCCAGTGCGTTAGACCAGAAAGAACTGGAGGAGACATTGGCTAAGCTAGCAGGAGCCAAGAAACATCTTGCCAAGGTGTACTGCATCCTTATTCTTGGACTAGGAATGGCTGAGCAGCATCACATGGCTTGTGGAAA GAGAAAAACATCATCGACACAGAAGGACCGAGAGTTCTTTGAG TGCTTCTACAACTTCTGTACGTATGTGGCCTGGGTGGTGTTCAGACGGAAGCACTTCCAAGAGATTCAGGAAGAAGTAGGCAGGCTTCTTCGTTCTGACATGTTTAACCCTGCGTTGAGAGAGAAGAAGAGCACCAACCTGGAGAAAACCGATGTCTCTGCCGACCAGAGGAAAGTTATCTTTCCCTATCACAG GAGTGTATATGACAGACGTCCCGCCATAAAGAGTGTTGTTGGCCTGCGCTCACCAGTGCTCAGTACACTACTGCCCCTGCCCAAAGACAAAGCTCAGTATCTCTTCCAGAAGCATTACTTGCCTCAGGGCAGAACCatcccagccagccacagcaaggacctgccggACTATTCAGATGTTCAGCTTACACCCAA agcagcaccatcGTTCCGTGACGTATCTACACCTGATTGGACACCTAAACACGACCTCTACACCTGA